The following proteins are co-located in the Telopea speciosissima isolate NSW1024214 ecotype Mountain lineage chromosome 9, Tspe_v1, whole genome shotgun sequence genome:
- the LOC122639612 gene encoding cationic amino acid transporter 1-like: protein MEAESETLRRRGCSFTKADFLPEESFKSWGNYAKALGETGTRLKDRVFTRSLDEIEVTEIKAQSKNDMKKSLNWWDLIWLGIGSVIGTGIFVLTGQEAKLDAGPAVILSYAVSGLSALLSVFCYTEFGVEIPAAGGSFAYLRVEMGDFVAFIAAGNIIFEYVISCAAVARSWSSYLATLLNHNPNDFRIVISNLPQDFNQLDPIAVCIISIVCVAAVFSTKFSSRFNYIASVLHLAIIVFIIIAGLTQANVKNYTDFTPYGVHGIFKASAVLFFAYVGFDAVSTMAEETKNPGRDIPIGLVGSITITIVVYCLMAATLCLMQPYDQIDPDAPFSIAFKATGMDWAKYIVAFGALKGMTSVLLVSAMGQARYLTHIARTHMAPPCLGYVHEKFGTPINATIVMLVATAVIALFTDLNVLANLLSISTLFIFMLVAIALLIRRYYASGFTSSRHQILFITFILVILASSIAIAALWAMEVASWIPFLITVIVWFLSTIGLRVFVPQAREPKVWGVPLVPWLPSASIAINIFLLGSIDAQSYTRFAIWTGGLLLYYLFFGLHASYDAAREFSDKRAEAAKQLRKIEEGSATKSQMGDDMNACG, encoded by the exons ATGGAGGCTGAAAGTGAAACATTGAGAAGGAGGGGATGTTCTTTTACAAAAGCTGATTTCTTACCTGAGGAGTCCTTCAAGAGTTGGGGGAACTATGCCAAAGCATTGGGAGAGACGGGCACACGGTTGAAGGACAGAGTTTTTACTCGGTCCCTCGATGAAATCGAGGTCACTGAGATAAAAGCTCAAAGTAAGAATGATATGAAGAAGAGCCTCAATTGGTGGGATCTCATATGGTTGGGCATTGGTTCTGTCATTGGTACTGGTATCTTTGTTCTCACTGGTCAAGAAGCCAAACTTGATGCTGGTCCTGCTGTTATTCTCTCATATGCTGTCTCAGGTCTCTCAGCCTTGTTATCTGTCTTTTGTTACACTGAATTTGGAGTTGAGATCCCTGCAGCAG gtgggtcatttgcaTATTTGAGGGTAGAGATGGGAGACTTTGTGGCCTTCATTGCAGCTGGAAACATCATATTTGAGTATGTGATAAGTTGTGCAGCTGTGGCTCGTTCATGGAGTTCTTATCTTGCAACTCTTCTCAACCACAATCCTAATGATTTCCGTATCGTTATCTCTAACCTTCCACAAGACTTCAATCAACTTGATCCCATTGCTGTCTGTATCATTTCTATTGTATGCGTTGCAGCCGTATTCAGTACTAAATTCTCTTCGCGTTTTAATTACATTGCTTCAGTACTACACCTTGCCATAATAGTATTCATCATTATTGCTGGGCTTACCCAGGCCAATGTCAAAAACTATACTGATTTCACACCTTATGGTGTCCATGGCATCTTTAAGGCTTCAGCAGTTCTCTTCTTTGCATATGTTGGATTCGATGCAGTATCAACCATGGCAGAGGAGACTAAGAACCCTGGTAGGGATATCCCAATTGGTCTTGTTGGATCCATAACAATCACCATAGTTGTTTATTGTTTAATGGCAGCCACACTTTGCCTAATGCAGCCTTATGATCAGATTGACCCTGATGCTCCATTCTCTATAGCCTTTAAGGCCACAGGAATGGACTGGGCTAAGTACATTGTTGCATTTGGGGCTTTAAAGGGTATGACCAGTGTTCTACTTGTCAGTGCAATGGGTCAAGCAAGGTACCTTACACACATTGCCAGAACACATATGGCTCCTCCTTGTTTAGGTTATGTCCATGAGAAGTTTGGGACACCCATTAATGCCACAATTGTAATGCTTGTTGCTACTGCTGTCATTGCTCTGTTCACTGACCTTAATGTCCTAGCCAACCTCCTCTCTATCTCAACACTCTTCATCTTCATGCTTGTTGCAATCGCTCTCCTTATCCGAAGATACTACGCGAGCGGTTTTACCTCATCGAGACACCAAATCTTGTTTATCACATTCATTCTAGTTATTCTTGCATCATCTATTGCAATTGCAGCACTCTGGGCAATGGAAGTGGCAAGTTGGATACCATTTCTGATTACAGTGATTGTGTGGTTCCTTTCGACGATTGGGCTAAGGGTGTTTGTTCCACAAGCACGGGAACCAAAGGTATGGGGTGTTCCCCTAGTACCCTGGTTGCCATCAGCATCAATTGCCATTAACATCTTCCTTTTAGGCTCCATTGACGCGCAGTCATACACGCGGTTTGCAATATGGACTGGGGGCCTCTTGCTGTACTATTTGTTCTTTGGGCTCCATGCTTCATATGATGCAGCAAGGGAGTTCAGTGATAAGAGGGCAGAGGCTGCTAAACAACTGAGAAAGATAGAAGAGGGATCGGCGACGAAATCTCAAATGGGGGATGACATGAATGCATGTGGTTAA
- the LOC122639002 gene encoding uncharacterized protein LOC122639002 — protein sequence MIKSYYNEHSCARKYINKSITSGWIAEELAYKLKMDLEMKTKAMAAYIMEKYNVTVPYVSLYRAKKKARIANEGSHAESFGKLNHYGEVMRDRNPGSLFRLNFHQRQVFTEPPIFKRVFLCFKACINDFVRDCRPFIGLDGCHLKGVYGGVLLAAIAVDGNKGLFSIAYGVVESEGRESWQFFLTNLYAALHIYMDDMTITFMSDKQKGLHEAINETFVGHHHRCCSRHLYQNFNKRFSGVLLRRLFWSASKASNSFFFGKAMNDMKDKNKEAYDWLSKNPPNMWARHAFDFRCKSDHITNNMSESFNQWINHFRNKPILIVIDEIRKQLMSTMHKRYELGCTFKGIVTPKIKRKLDLLNEESRGCILRPAGLDEYEVSDRDGSYEVNLKNHTCGCRAWEGTGIPCKHATCCILYKRHTLESYCDDYYRVKRYLEAYKDIIHPLPGLEQLKSEHHLSTVQPPPLKRLPGRPHINRKKEPDEGASGEFRKRFGSIRCSNCKEVGHNSRKCKRAPIKGKEVKGKKGSGSKCDVNTSQRLTRSQASSTITYDNMQAKIEAQRKAKEDKRKAREMKKK from the exons ATGATTAAGTCATATTATAATGAGCATAGTTGTGCcagaaagtacataaataagTCTATTACATCTGGTTGGATTGCTGAAGAACTTGCCTATAAGTTGAAGATGGATCTTGAAATGAAGACCAAGGCAATGGCTGCTTATATTATGGAAAAGTATAATGTAACAGTCCCTTATGTTTCATTGTACAGAGCAAAAAAGAAAGCCCGTATAGCCAATGAAGGTAGTCATGCAGAGTCATTTGGCAAACTAAATCACTATGGTGAAGTGATGAGAGATAGAAATCCAGGTAGTCTTTTTAGGCTCAATTTTCATCAAAGGCAGGTATTCACAGAGCCTCCAATTTTTAAGAGAGTGTTTCTTTGTTTCAAAGCTTGCATAAATGATTTTGTGAGGGATTGTAGACCATTTATAGGTCTTGATGGTTGCCATCTCAAGGGTGTGTATGGAGGAGTTCTACTGGCTGCTATAGCTGTTGATGGAAACAAAGGATTATTTTCCATTGCatatggtgtggttgaaagtgaAGGTAGAGAAAGTTGGCAGTTTTTCTTAACAAATTTATATGCCGCTCTACACATTTACATGGATGATATGACCATCACATTTATGTCTGATAAACAAAaa GGGCTACATGAGGCCATTAATGAGACATTTGTAGGCCATCACCATAGATGTTGCAGTAGGCATCTGTATCAAAACTTCAACAAAAGGTTTTCAGGTGTGTTACTAAGAAGACTTTTTTGGTCTGCATCTAAGGCATCTAATTCATTCTTTTTTGGGAAAGCAATGAATGACATGAAAGACAAGAACAAAGAAGCATATGATTGGTTGAGTAAAAATCCTCCCAACATGTGGGCTAGACATGCATTTGATTTTAGATGCAAGAGTGACCATATAACAAATAATATGAGTGAATCATTTAACCAGTGGATTAACCATTTTAGGAACAAGCCCATTCTGATTGTAATTGATGAGATAAGGAAACAATTGATGTCAACAATGCATAAAAGGTATGAATTGGGTTGCACCTTTAAGGGAATAGTCACACCAAAGATCAAGAGAAAGTTGGATTTGCTCAATGAAGAATCTAGAGGGTGTATTCTCCGTCCTGCTGGATTAGATGAGTATGAAGTCTCAGATAGGGATGGCAGTTATGAGGTTAATTTGAAAAACCACACTTGTGGTTGCAGAGCGTGGGAAGGTACAGGAATACCTTGTAAGCATGCAACCTGTTGTATTCTTTACAAGAGGCACACATTGGAAAGCTATTGTGATGATTACTATAGAGTAAAAAGATACTTGGAGGCTTACAAGGATATAATCCACCCATTACCTGGTTTGGAGCAGTTAAAATCTGAGCATCACCTAAGTACTGTTCAGCCTCCACCCTTGAAGAGGTTACCAGGAAGACCACATATCAATAGGAAGAAGGAACCTGATGAAGGAGCATCTGGAGAGTTTAGAAAAAGATTTGGAAGTATCAGATGTAGCAACTGTAAGGAGGTAGGCCACAACTCAAGGAAATGCAAAAGAGCTCCaattaaagggaaggaagtAAAG GGAAAGAAGGGAAGTGGGAGCAAATGTGATGTTAATACCTCTCAAAGATTGACCAGATCTCAAGCTTCTTCTACCATCACTTATGACAATATGCAGGCCAAGATTGAAGCACAAAGGAAAGCCAAGGAAGATAAAAGGAAAGcaagagaaatgaagaagaaataa
- the LOC122639000 gene encoding probable inositol transporter 2 codes for MAVAGAIIGAAIGGWMNDRYGRRISILVADSLFFKGAIVMASAPNPALLIVGRIFVGLGVGMASMTSPLYISEASPAKVRGALVSTNGFLITGGQFLSYLINLAFTKAPGTWRWMLGVAGLPALFQFALMWFLPESPRWLYRKGREDEAKALLKRIYPVDEAEMEIQALKESIETEINCTTIGANLT; via the exons ATGGCAGTTGCCGGTGCGATAATTGGTGCTGCAATTGGTGGATGGATGAACGATCGATATGGCCGCAGGATCTCAATCCTGGTTGCagactctctcttcttcaaagGAGCTATTGTCATGGCCTCTGCTCCCAACCCAGCTCTACTGATCGTTGGTCGTATTTTTGTGGGTCTCGGTGTTGGTATGGCATCGATGACATCTCCATTATACATCTCAGAAGCTTCTCCTGCTAAAGTCCGAGGTGCCTTGGTTAGTACCAATGGTTTCCTTATAACAGGAGGCCAGTTTCTGTCTTACCTGATCAACTTAGCATTCACCAAG GCTCCTGGGACATGGAGGTGGATGCTTGGAGTTGCAGGGTTACCAGCTCTGTTTCAATTTGCACTAATGTGGTTTCTTCCAGAGTCACCACGTTGGCTTTATAGAAAG GGAAGGGAAGATGAAGCCAAAGCCTTACTCAAAAGAATCTACCCCGTGGATGAGGCTGAAATGGAGATACAAGCTCTGAAAGAGTCTATTGAGACAGAGATCAATTGCACTACTATAGGTGCAAATCTTACCTAA
- the LOC122640738 gene encoding cationic amino acid transporter 1-like, with product MGGSSDYREGGAVKRRGCSCSKDDFLPEESFKSWSNYARALSETGMRLKDRVVTRSLEVTELTEVKGRSEHEMKKNLTWWDLIWFGIGAVIGAGIFVLTGLEANSVSGPAVVLSYVISGISAMLSVFCYTEFAVEIPVAGGSFAYLRVELGDFLAFIAAGNIILEYVIGGAAVARSWTSYFATLCNHQPNDFRIDASRQLSASYGYLDPISIVVIAAVCVLVVYSTKGSSRFNYIASILHVIIILFIIIAGLTKADTKNYTPFAPFGVRGVFKSSAVLFFAYVGFDAVCTLAEETKNPGRDIPIGLVGSMVITTIAYCILAITLCLMQPYGEIDQNAPFSVAFQAVGMNWAKYIVAAGALKGMTSSLLVGAVGQARYLTHMARTHMVPPWLAHVNEKTGTPVNATVVMLVATAIISFFTGLDILANLLSISTLFIFMMVAVALLVRRYYVTGVTQPKHRNIFIVCIVFMIGSSIATATYWATSMNGWIGYTITVPIWLLATIALWWFVPQAKQPKVWGVPLVPWLPSASITINIFLLGSIDGASFMRFGVWTGLLLVYYIFFGLHASYDTSKELTEKRVQAAASLKMEEGAPKVVPDEM from the exons ATGGGTGGAAGTAGTGACTACAGAGAAGGAGGAGCTGTGAAGCGTAGAGGATGCTCGTGCTCAAAGGATGATTTTCTCCCTGAAGAATCCTTCAAGAGCTGGAGCAACTATGCCAGAGCTTTAAGCGAGACAGGGATGAGATTGAAGGATCGGGTTGTGACTCGGTCCCTGGAAGTCACCGAGTTGACCGAGGTGAAGGGTCGGAGTGAACATGAGATGAAGAAAAACCTCACATGGTGGGATCTCATCTGGTTCGGCATCGGCGCCGTCATTGGTGCTGGAATCTTCGTTCTCACCGGTCTTGAGGCAAATTCCGTTTCCGGTCCTGCCGTTGTTCTGTCGTACGTTATCTCCGGCATCTCTGCTATGCTTTCCGTCTTCTGCTACACTGAGTTCGCCGTTGAAATTCCAGTTGCAG GTGGATCCTTTGCATACCTAAGGGTGGAACTAGGTGATTTTTTAGCCTTCATTGCCGCCGGCAACATCATCCTTGAGTACGTCATCGGTGGAGCTGCCGTGGCCCGGTCATGGACATCCTACTTTGCCACCCTTTGCAATCACCAACCTAATGATTTCCGCATCGACGCCTCACGCCAACTAAGCGCAAGCTATGGTTACCTAGACCCAATTTCCATCGTGGTCATCGCCGCCGTTTGTGTTCTCGTTGTCTATAGTACCAAGGGCTCATCCCGCTTCAATTACATTGCCTCAATCCTCCATGTTATTATCATTCTCTTCATCATAATTGCTGGTCTTACCAAGGCTGATACCAAGAACTACACCCCATTCGCACCATTCGGTGTTCGAGGTGTTTTTAAGTCATCGGCGGTGTTATTTTTCGCCTATGTTGGGTTCGATGCAGTGTGTACATTGGCCGAAGAAACTAAGAACCCCGGCCGGGATATCCCAATTGGATTGGTTGGATCTATGGTGATCACTACTATTGCTTATTGCATACTAGCCATCACATTATGCTTAATGCAACCATATGGAGAAATAGATCAAAATGCTCCTTTTTCTGTTGCATTCCAAGCAGTTGGGATGAATTGGGCTAAGTATATTGTGGCTGCTGGGGCATTGAAGGGCATGACCAGTAGTTTGCTTGTTGGTGCTGTGGGTCAGGCAAGGTATTTGACACACATGGCTCGTACTCACATGGTGCCTCCATGGTTGGCTCATGTCAATGAAAAGACTGGAACTCCAGTTAATGCTACTGTAGTCATGCTTGTTGCTACAGCTATTATTTCCTTCTTCACAGGTCTTGATATCCTTGCCAACCTTCTCTCCATCTCTACACTATTCATCTTTATGATGGTTGCCGTTGCCCTTCTTGTCCGCCGCTACTATGTCACCGGCGTGACACAACCAAAGCACCGGAACATATTCATTGTTTGCATTGTTTTCATGATTGGATCCTCAATCGCGACCGCTACTTACTGGGCTACGAGTATGAACGGTTGGATAGGATACACGATAACCGTGCCAATTTGGTTATTGGCTACTATTGCATTGTGGTGGTTTGTTCCACAAGCAAAGCAACCAAAGGTGTGGGGAGTGCCACTAGTACCATGGTTGCCTTCAGCTTCAATTACTATTAATATTTTCCTTCTGGGTTCAATTGATGGGGCATCATTTATGAGGTTTGGAGTATGGACTGGACTACTTTTGGTTTACTATATCTTCTTTGGGCTTCATGCATCTTATGATACATCGAAGGAACTGACCGAGAAAAGGGTTCAGGCAGCCGCATCGCTGAAGATGGAAGAGGGAGCTCCAAAGGTAGTACCAGATGAGATGTAA